The Bacteroidales bacterium genome window below encodes:
- a CDS encoding VTT domain-containing protein → MDQLFEFFKELVHPESIIRYGGIYLLLIVVFAETGLFVGFFLPGDSLLFTAGLFCATGILKIGLIWLILLIILAAVLGNIVGYHFGKRVGPYLFRRKSGIFFKQKHLETANRFYQKHGNKTIILCRFLPIVRTFAPIVAGIVRIKYHKFLFNSLVGALLWVNILVLTGYYLGIYVPKTKDYLEYIVIFLIVITSIPFVFNAIKLKIKKENK, encoded by the coding sequence ATGGATCAACTATTTGAATTTTTTAAAGAACTGGTGCATCCTGAAAGTATTATCCGTTATGGTGGCATTTACCTGCTGCTTATTGTAGTATTCGCTGAAACCGGGTTATTCGTCGGTTTCTTTCTTCCCGGAGATTCGCTTCTTTTCACAGCCGGATTGTTTTGTGCCACCGGAATCCTGAAGATTGGCCTTATATGGCTTATTCTTCTTATCATCCTGGCGGCAGTACTGGGAAATATTGTCGGGTATCATTTTGGAAAAAGGGTCGGACCTTACCTGTTCAGGCGAAAATCAGGTATCTTTTTCAAGCAGAAACACCTGGAAACGGCAAACCGGTTCTACCAGAAACATGGGAACAAAACAATTATTCTTTGCAGGTTTCTTCCGATAGTCAGGACTTTTGCCCCGATTGTAGCGGGTATTGTCAGAATTAAGTATCATAAGTTTTTATTCAACAGCCTTGTCGGCGCTCTTTTGTGGGTTAACATCCTGGTTCTGACCGGTTATTACCTGGGAATTTATGTGCCCAAAACAAAAGATTATCTCGAATACATCGTCATTTTCCTAATCGTGATCACATCGATTCCTTTTGTGTTCAACGCCATTAAGTTGAAGATTAAAAAAGAAAACAAGTAA